Proteins co-encoded in one Fusarium musae strain F31 chromosome 3, whole genome shotgun sequence genomic window:
- a CDS encoding hypothetical protein (EggNog:ENOG41), with the protein MDMDGPESAIEPAPSHPELQPNDLQDQDRDCDQQQKAPSLNLIAENQIIQPDNDINNQNYYTSAQWTADGTSLIVSSAINSISTFVLPEDLLDPSASRPRQLESQSSISLPEPSQTIIPAPFYSLAEPTSQTVLVGCRDHPIQLYHLFPPDDDGLASRSAPLASYKLIRFETEEYITPSSILWDSPGTHFLVGSTNRLDYFDMTRPGSDGPILTIPTIPSRRHIRKGNGVGMKGTVAALASSPVDGNGSSIIAAGTWTRWMGLYDTHRSDKVIANWSLPRSEDMPGGIGGQGIVQVRWSPCGRYMILNERHASGLIVYDVRGTGELLCTLRGRSAPTQQKMMVDVFAGDPYAEFPSFEVWAGTQDGGVAVWEGVGSQTGVVDPSWTWKPHGAPVGSTALHSSGSVVATCSGGWGFRDASETKTVFDESSIKIWTIGG; encoded by the coding sequence ATGGACATGGATGGTCCTGAATCGGCAATTGAACCAGCACCCTCACACCCAGAGTTGCAGCCGAATGATCTGCAGGATCAGGACAGGGACTGTGATCAGCAGCAGAAAGCACCATCATTAAACCTCATCGCTGAAAATCAAATCATTCAGCCTGATAATGACATAAACAACCAAAATTACTATACATCTGCACAATGGACTGCCGATGGAACATCACTCATCGTATCATCTGCCATCAACTCCATATCCACCTTTGTCCTCCCTGAAGATCTTCTCGACCCATCAGCTTCACGCCCGCGACAGCTCGAGTCTCAATCCTCAATATCACTCCCTGAGCCCTCTCAAACGATCATCCCGGCGCCCTTCTACTCTCTAGCTGAGCCAACCTCGCAAACAGTCCTCGTAGGATGTCGTGATCATCCTATTCAGCTCTACCATCTCTTCCCtccagatgatgatggcctcgCGTCGCGTTCTGCCCCACTTGCTTCGTATAAATTAATACGTTTTGAAACAGAAGAGTATATCACGCCCTCATCTATCCTCTGGGATTCACCCGGGACGCATTTCCTCGTCGGCTCAACGAACCGGCTTGATTACTTTGACATGACTCGACCAGGATCAGATGGTCCGATACTTACTATACCCACCATCCCTTCTAGACGTCATATACGGAAGGGAAATGGAGTTGGTATGAAGGGCACTGTCGCTGCTCTCGCTTCCTCGCCTGTGGATGGTAATGGGAGCTCTATTATTGCTGCAGGGACATGGACACGGTGGATGGGATTGTATGATACGCACCGCTCAGACAAGGTTATTGCAAATTGGTCTCTCCCTCGCTCTGAGGACATGCCAGGTGGAATAGGAGGTCAGGGAATTGTTCAGGTCCGCTGGAGTCCATGCGGCCGATATATGATCCTCAACGAGCGCCATGCCTCTGGTCTGATTGTGTATGACGTTCGCGGAACGGGTGAACTCCTCTGCACACTTCGAGGTCGGAGTGCACCTACAcagcagaagatgatggtggaTGTCTTTGCCGGCGATCCCTATGCTGAGTTCCCATCTTTCGAGGTCTGGGCAGGCACACAAGATGGTGGTGTTGCAGTGTGGGAAGGCGTTGGCTCTCAAACTGGTGTTGTCGATCCATCATGGACATGGAAGCCCCATGGTGCGCCGGTAGGAAGCACTGCTTTGCATTCGAGCGGTTCTGTAGTCGCAACGTGCTCAGGAGGATGGGGTTTTAGAGACGCGTCAGAGACGAAGACAGTGTTCGACGAGTCTAGTATCAAGATCTGGACTATAGGAGGCTGA